In the genome of Candidatus Reidiella endopervernicosa, one region contains:
- a CDS encoding histidine kinase, with protein MKPCCIFFVVRSRLNYEWQTASTIGTNRPHFALHGGQRSTYNTLLSDIAEMMGVSSGTICLADPEDVAKFEYGKRGAYKIATTRDPNSVDLGTCTPPNCGSCFGNCDTHFIELAKENPQSDNIISIPILDKGTQYGVLLFEIPKEKHVEEWEKRLLESIASHIAIAINIARSTNQDRRLSLLEERTVIARELHDSLAQSLSYMKIQVSRLDHEISNNSSGESQGKIVSELRQGLNSAYRELRELLTTFRLSIVDTDLAHALEDTTNEFSERGATSIMLNNQLGGCSLTANEEVNLLQIIREALSNVVQHANASHADVNLQHDTYGYVTVQINDNGVGINASGKRHHYGLAIMKERARSLGGKLRIIPRGSGGTRVELIFTPSHRATANQVSNYE; from the coding sequence ATAAAGCCGTGCTGCATCTTCTTCGTCGTTCGCTCGCGCCTCAACTACGAATGGCAGACGGCGTCGACTATCGGGACTAACCGCCCTCACTTCGCTCTCCATGGCGGTCAGCGGTCGACCTATAACACCCTGTTAAGTGATATCGCTGAGATGATGGGGGTCAGTTCCGGCACCATCTGTCTGGCCGACCCGGAAGATGTGGCAAAATTTGAGTATGGCAAACGAGGTGCCTATAAGATTGCCACCACACGCGATCCTAACAGCGTCGACCTTGGTACCTGTACCCCTCCCAACTGCGGCTCCTGTTTTGGCAACTGTGACACCCACTTTATTGAACTGGCCAAAGAGAACCCGCAGAGCGACAACATCATCTCTATCCCCATTCTCGACAAGGGCACTCAATACGGCGTACTGCTGTTCGAGATCCCAAAAGAGAAACATGTTGAAGAGTGGGAGAAACGCCTGCTCGAGTCGATCGCCAGCCATATCGCCATCGCGATCAATATCGCACGCAGCACTAATCAGGATCGTCGTCTCTCGCTACTGGAAGAGCGCACCGTTATCGCCCGCGAGCTACATGACTCACTGGCACAGTCGCTCTCCTATATGAAAATCCAGGTCAGCCGTCTTGATCATGAGATCAGTAATAACAGCTCGGGTGAATCACAGGGAAAAATCGTTAGTGAACTGCGTCAGGGACTCAATAGCGCCTATCGAGAACTGCGTGAACTCCTGACCACTTTCCGACTCAGCATTGTCGACACCGATCTCGCACACGCGCTGGAGGATACGACCAATGAGTTCTCTGAGCGTGGCGCTACCTCCATCATGCTCAACAACCAGCTCGGCGGCTGCAGCCTCACCGCCAATGAAGAGGTCAACCTGCTGCAGATTATTCGTGAGGCACTCTCTAATGTCGTACAGCACGCCAATGCCAGCCATGCCGATGTTAATCTACAGCACGACACCTACGGTTACGTTACAGTACAGATCAACGACAACGGCGTCGGTATTAACGCCTCGGGCAAACGCCACCACTACGGCCTTGCGATCATGAAAGAACGTGCACGCAGCCTCGGCGGTAAACTACGCATTATTCCACGCGGCAGCGGCGGTACTCGCGTTGAGCTAATATTCACCCCATCACATCGAGCCACAGCAAATCAGGTATCCAACTATGAGTGA
- a CDS encoding type IV pili methyl-accepting chemotaxis transducer N-terminal domain-containing protein has product MREKAKKSLLLRIGLAMATITLLAFVGMLSSVIIADTTEGEAAAINQAGTLRMQSYRIASSLTLSSQSRIDGSAGHTLDLISGFEQRLNSPRLTGILRSESDNTITNTYRLVEQQWHQRIKPMLLGRIQYGSKALTPTTLATIDLFVEKIDKLVGLLEEATESRIQFLRLIQVVSLFLTLMVAFYTMYLMNTDVLNPLRALLNFTQHVGQRDFTIRVRHNSGDELGQLGEAFNVMAEDLSQQYDDLESLVQTKTADLERTNRSLELLYNTTRTINTSTPTDRGVAILRKLVLASAQASGKY; this is encoded by the coding sequence ATGCGAGAAAAAGCTAAAAAGTCACTGTTATTGCGGATCGGGCTGGCGATGGCCACGATTACCCTACTAGCTTTTGTGGGTATGTTGAGCTCAGTCATCATCGCCGACACTACCGAGGGCGAGGCTGCAGCCATAAATCAGGCTGGCACGCTGCGTATGCAGTCCTACCGAATCGCCAGCAGCCTCACCCTCTCCTCCCAGAGTCGCATCGATGGCAGTGCTGGCCACACCCTAGACCTTATCAGTGGGTTTGAGCAGCGCCTCAACAGCCCACGTCTGACCGGCATACTCAGAAGTGAGTCCGATAACACCATCACCAACACCTATAGATTGGTAGAGCAGCAGTGGCATCAACGCATCAAGCCGATGTTATTGGGGCGCATTCAATACGGCAGTAAGGCTCTGACACCGACCACCCTTGCCACCATCGATCTGTTTGTGGAGAAGATCGACAAACTGGTTGGATTGCTGGAGGAGGCTACCGAGTCACGCATCCAGTTCCTGCGTCTGATCCAGGTGGTATCGCTGTTTCTCACCCTGATGGTCGCTTTCTACACCATGTATTTAATGAACACCGATGTGCTCAACCCGTTACGCGCCCTGCTCAACTTCACCCAGCACGTCGGCCAACGAGATTTCACCATTCGCGTTAGACACAATTCAGGGGATGAATTGGGTCAGCTGGGTGAGGCCTTCAACGTCATGGCCGAAGATCTTTCACAACAGTACGATGATCTTGAGAGCCTGGTACAGACCAAGACCGCCGATCTGGAACGCACCAACCGTTCACTTGAACTGCTCTATAACACCACCCGAACCATCAACACCTCAACACCGACCGACCGGGGAGTCGCTATTTTGCGAAAGCTTGTTTTGGCATCAGCCCAAGCAAGCGGCAAATACTAA